CGAGACGTGGCCGGCGGAGGGGCCGCCGGTCATATGGAGCCGGTCGCTCGGAGCCGGGCACTCGGCGATCATCGCCGCCGCCGGCCGGCTGTACACGATGTACCGCGTCGCCTACGGCGAAGGCGGCAGCTCGCCCTGGGCCGGAGAGGAAGCCGTGATCGCGCTCGACGCGGCGACCGGCGAGACCCTCTGGGAGCATGCCTATCCGTCGGTCGTGCAGGACTTCGACCAGGGCGCCGGCCCGCACGCGACGCCGCTGCTGCTGGGCGACCGGCTCTTCACGATCGGGACCAACAAGGAGTTGCACGTCTTCGACGCGGCCACCGGCGAGGTTGCCTGGTCGCGCGACTTCGTGACCGACTTCGGCGCGCCCCCGCTGCTCATCCGCTCGATGATCAAGTCGGGCTACGGCGTCAGCCCGCTGCCGTACAAGGACACGATCATCGTGCAGGTGGGCGGTCCCGGCCAGGCGGTGATGGCGTTGCGGCAGGACGACGGCAGCGTGGTGTGGCGCAGCGGCAGCTTCCTGGTGTCGGAGGCGCCGCCGGGGCTCATCGACGTCGACGGCGAGCGGCACCTGGTGGTCTTCGCCGGGCAGGTCGTCGTCGGGCTCGACCCGGATACCGGCGAGATCCTGTGGGCGCATCCCCACGACGCCGGCAACGACTTCAACTTCCAGATCCCGCTCTGGAGCGACGAGGACCATATCCTCTTCCTGTCTTCCGGGTACATCGGCGGCAGCCGGGCAATCCAGCTCACGAAGGACGGGGACGTGACGCGCGTGGAGGAGCTCTGGTACGACCCGCAGCTCCGCTTCACGTTCCTGAACCCGATCCGCCTCGGTGATTTCGTCTACGGCACGAGCGGACAGGGCGCCACCGCCGTCATGACCGCGACGCGCGTCGCCACCGGCGAGACCGCGTGGCGCGAGCGCGGCTTCAGCCGGGCGAGCCTGCTGCACGCCGACGGCAAGACGCTGATCCTGGAGGAGGACGGCGACCTGAGTCTGGTCGTCCTGACGCCGGGCGGCATGACGCGGCTGGCGTCGACGCCGCTGTTCGACACGCGCTCCTGGACCGCGCCGACGCTGGTCGGAACCACCCTGTACGCGCGCGACCGCGAGAAGATCGTGGCACTCGATCTGTCGGAGTAGCACTTCGGCAACCGCCGGTGCCTGCGGGTCGTGAATTTCTCCAAGTCGCGTTGGCAAGGACGGCGAACGGTCGCCCGGTTGATGGGGTCCTCTTGGTGCCCGTTTGTCTTCCGGGCCGGCTATCGCTGCTGGTGGGTGAAGTCCTTGCAGGGCATCGCCCACGTCTCGCAAGCGCCGACCGGCTGGTCCTTGCGGTAGACGAGCCGGTTCTTCGCGACGCCCTCCGGCGTGGTGGTCGTCACGTCGATGGTGAGCCGGCTGCCGCCGTCGTCGAGCGTCATCACCTCGTGCATCCGCATGCCGCCCCGCGTGCCCTCCGCTATCAGCCGCTTGCCGTCCCACCGCGAGGCGGCGCGCATCGTCGTGTCGCGCCCGACCGGGATCGTGCCTTCCTGTCCGGGCGTGTAGTGCCACGCCTTCAGACCATTGGTCTCGGTGCCGATGACCACCGTGTCGTTGGCCGCGTGGGTGATGAAGAGCCGGTCGATGGACGCGCCGCCCCGGCCGCCGCTGAACGCGGGTGGGGTGATGTCGCTGGCTTCGCGATCGAGCGTCCAGAAGCCGGAGAAGTTCGGAGTCTGGGCGTGGGCCGTCGCGCCGGACAGCACGAGGAACAGGGCGAGCACGAGGCGCATGGTTGGCATGGGGCGGTACACTATCCGAACCTGCCGATCACAGGTCACGCGCCGCGTCCTCATCTTCCGGCGAGGTCCATTCACTCATGGTTCCGGCAGGACCCTGCAGATAGTCGTCCCTGGGAATGTCGAAGCCGACTGAACGCATCAGCTCGAGGGCGTTGCCCTTGCCGACCACGCCGGCCCGCAGCGTGTAGTCGAAGCGGAGCTTTCCATTCGTGAAGTGGTCCGTGAAGTGCACGTTCTCGGCGCGCGGGCCGAGCGCGTCGGTGATCGCCGTCAATGCCAGGTCGTGCGTCGTCACCAGGCCGACCGCGCCCCGCTCGACGAGGCTCCTGACGACCGCATCGGCGCCGATCCGCCGATCGTGCGAGTTCGTGCCGTGCAGGCATTCGTCGATCAGGAAGAGGACGGGCAGGGCGTCGGGCGGCGCATCGGGTGCCGCGTCATCCCGGCTCGACGGGTTGTCCGGGCTCGGCGCCGGCAGGGAGGTCCTGGCCAGGATGGCCCGCAGCCGGACGATTTCCGCGTGGAAGCGAGAGCTGCCGTCCTGCAGCGAGTCGAGGATGCGGATGGACGCGCCGACCGCGAGGGGCGACATCCGCAGCCGGCGGGCCCGCACCGGTGCGCCGGCCTGGGCGAGAACCGTGTTGACGCCGATGGCGCGGAGCAGCGTGCTCTTGCCCGACATGTTCGAGCCGCTCAGGACGAGCACCTGCGGCCGGCCGTCCAGCAGGACGTCGTTGGCGACCGCCTTCGCGTTCAGCAGGGGATGCGCGATGTCCTCCGCCTCGAAGCGCGGCGCCCCGTCCGCCAGCTCCGGCCAGACGTCGCCGGGTCGTTCGAATCGATATCCGGCCAGCGACACCAGGGCCTCCATCTCGCCGACGGTGTCGAGCCACGTGCCCAACTTCGGGCCGGAGGCGAGGCGCCAGCGCTCGACCGCGTGCGCGAGGTGCACGTCCCAGACCACGAAGAACCCGAACAGCAGGGCGAAGGCGTTGTGGCGCGAATCGACCTGCTCCATCAGACGGGTCAGCCGGGCGACCTGCCGCGACGGAGGCTCTCCCGCCACGTCGAGCCGGGCGCGAAGCGCGGCGAGGCGCGGCGCGCGGAAGCGTTCGGTCTCGAGCCGCGCGAGCAAGCCGCCGAGCAACGCGACGTGCCTTGCCGCGCTGTCGATCCCTTTGAAGACCTGTGCCGCGGCCGGCTGGATGCGCAACTGCACGAACGCCACCCCGACCACGGCGGCGACGAAGTACCAGCCGAGCAGCGACTGGACGCCGGCCGAGAGATCGAGGGAGCGCCCCGCCGCCAGCGCGTAGGCGAAGCCGGCGGCGAGGGCCAGCGTCCCGGCCACCGATGCGACGCGCCCCGCCGCCAGAAGCGCCGGCGAATCGAAGGCGGGCGGCGCCGCGCCCCAGGCGGCCAGAGCCCGTGCGTCGACGGCGGCCCGCGCGTCGTCGCCCAGCACCGCCAGGTCCTCCCGCAGGTCCAGGTTGGGTGTGAGCTCCTCGACCGCGGCCTGCCTCGCGCGCACGACGGCGGGCGCGGCGGGGGAGAGCAGCCAGTCGGCCAGCGTCGCCATTCCGCGGCGCGTTCGCGCGGCGCAGAGGCGCTGGAACAGCGAGCCGTCGCCGAACAGGTCGAGGTCGGCCGCGTACAGGTGCTTCGGGTCGGCGAACCCGTCCCCGCGCTCGCCGGTCCCGGCCCAGGCGTCGTCCAGCCGATCGAGGCCGCGGTCGTAGAACCCGATGGCCCGTTCCAGGCGGCTGCGCTCGGTCTCGATCCGGTCGAGGCGAAACCCGAGCCAGACGACGCCGGCCACCGGCGCCAGCAGCCACCAGGCGGAGTATCCCGCCCCGCCGACGATGCCGATCCCCAGCACCGCGGCGATGCCCACCAGGAGCAACCGGACGTTGCCGATGGCGTGGTGCCGCCGCTCGGCGGCCGCGTGCGCCGTCCGGCGAGCCGCCCGCCGTTCCTGGTAGACGGTACGAGGATCCTGTTCGGTTGGCCGTGAGGCAGGCGTCCGTTCTTTCATGAAGGTAACCCGTCGTCCCGCCGCAGTTCGTCGAGGGCTGCTGTCTTCCTTACGTGGATCGTCTTTCCCAGGTTCGGTGGGGCCGCAGGGGATCGTGGCGGTCCGGAGAGGACGGCGCCGATGAGCGGCCGCCGCTACCTTCTGACGGCCCCGAAGTAGCCGGGCAGGTCCGGCTTCGTATCGCGGAGGATCTCGACGATGGCCCGCCGATCGTCGCGCGTCAGGTGCTCGTACCGCGAGTCGCGGTCGGCGCCCGACAGCACCTGCCACAGACGCCGGTAGACGGCGTCCTTCGCGTCGGCCGGCAGCGCGTCGAACGCGGCAGTGTAGACCATGTAGCTGCACGGGTAGCGGAACAGGCGCAGGTCGAGATCGATCTCCCGCAGCGTCCGCCCGCGCCGGTCGAACGGCCCGCGCGCCTCGAAGGCCGCTTCGAAACCGGCAGTTCCCAGCATGCGGTCGGTCAGCGGCGACTCGTCGACGAAGACCATGTAGTCGACGAGCGCTCGCACCGCCTCGCGCAGCGTATCGTCTTCATCCACCGTCATTCGTAGCGACGCGCCGGGCCGGCGGAACAGACCGCGGGTGGCGCGGTGCTCGTGGGCCGCGACCCGGAACTCCCACCCGGTGCGGACGAGCAGGTTCGTCATGTGGGTCTGGTGCTCCAGCACCATCAGCGCCGCGATGTCGCTGTACGGGGTCAGGTAGCCCGACGTGTCGAACCGACCCTCGACGGTGGGCAGGTTGAAGTTGGCCTCGTCTTCCAGAAGCATCGGCTGGTCGGGATCGGTCGCCACCGTGTTGCCGACGTGCGGGCCCAGGCCCGTGCTCCCGGTGACGTACCAGCCGCCCCAGCGTGACGAGATCGGCGTGCGCTGGTCGACGGGAATCGAGACGTACGGCACGCCCTCCGGATCGATGACGGCGCTGCCGACGGCCAGTCCCGGAACGCCGAGCGTTTCGTCCGAGACGTGGCATTCCAGGCACGACCGCGGCCGTTGGAATCCGCGCGCGCGGCGCCGCTGCGAGAGCGCGTAGAACATCACGCCCTGCTGCGGGTCGAGGGCGGCCAGCTCGATCGCGGGCGCGCCGCGAATCCAGGCGACGGCGACATCGTCGTTGAAGTAGAGGGCGCGCGGGTTGTCGGGGCCGATGAAGTCCGACTGCAGGCTCGTCTTCGAGAAGACCAGGGTCTGCGACTCGACCGGCACGTCGAGGGCGTCGAGCACGGTCGGCAGGAATCCCCGGCGCGCATCGAACGAGAGCGTCGCCTCGCCGGTCCGCAGCCGCGCGTTCAACTGCGCCACCCGGTCGGTGCGGATGCGTGTGCCGTACTCGATGGCGGGATGCCGGTGTGACGCCGAGAAGCGCTCCGCCAGCGTCGCCGCGCCGGCGCCGGTGGCGGCGATGAGGCCGCAGGCGATCACCGCGGCGCGTGCGATGGCCGCGCGGTTCGGCATCGATCTACGGAAGGAATGTGAGCTTGAACACCATTCCCGTGGTGCTCAGGAGCAGTCCGATCACGATCGGCCCGAAGACTGCCTTGAGGACCTTGATATCGGCCTTCACGTCGGCGATATCCGCTTTGGTGGCGAGCTGTTCCCCCACCGGGATCGCCGCGGCCGCAGCGCGGGCCTTGTCGTGAGAGGCGCCCGCCTCGATCAGGGCGTCGTAGACCTCGCTGACGATGACGCTCATCGCTTCCACTGTAGCCGTCGGGGACCTTCCTGACAACCGACACGGACGCGCCTGGTCGCCGCAGGGAATCCGGGCCGGTCGCACGAGCTACATGCGGAATCCGCTGGCCGGCTGGCGCACCCTGTAAACTGTAGACCGGCGCGAGGCGTCAGACTCGTTGAAGCGGGGTAGTTCCCGAAGCTTCCCGGTTCGGGTGCGTCACGCATCGAGCCTTCGTGACGACCACCCCACGGACCACGTCAATGCCGCGACTCATCAAGATACCGATGCTCTCGCTGTGCCTGTTGACCGCAACCGCGGTGGTGGACCTCCGCGCGCAATCCGGCGCAGGGTTCCCGATGGGCATCCACGGGCCCGATCGCCCCCGCGTGGACGACTCCGTCGTCGCGACGTCGGGCGCGGGCTACGGAATCCTCGGCGGCCGGCCGCGCGTCAGGGTGCGGCGCACCGACACGCCGCCGGAGATCGACGGCCGCCTCGACGACGAGGTGTGGCGCACCGCCGCCATGCTCTCGGAGTTCGTGCAGCAGTCCCCGCTCGACGGCGCCCCGGCGACGGAAGAGACCGAGATCTACATCTCCTACGACAGCGACCACATCTACTTCGCCTTCTACCTGCACTACGCCGACCCGAGCATCATGCGGGCCAGCCGGGTGGACCGCGACACGGCGTGGCAGGACGATCTGATGACGGTCTACCTCGACACGTTCATGGATCAGCAGGTCTGCTACGACTTCGATCTCAACGGCTACAACGTGCAGGGCGACGGCATCATCAATGCCAGTCAGCCGCGCGGCGGCCCGATCCCGGTCGCCGACCGGTCCTGGGAGGCGCTGTTCTACAGCGGGACGCAGATCGTCGAGGACGGCTACACGGCCGAGATGGCGATTCCGTTCAAGAGCTTCCGCTACCCGGAGCAGCCCCCCGGCGTGGAGCACCGCTGGGGCTTCCAGATCGTGCGCGAGATCAAGGGCAAGAACCAGGAGAACGTGGTCTGGGCGCCGATGTCGCGCGACGTGCAGAGCTTCATGGCGCAGATGGGCGTGCTCGAGGGGATGACCGATCTGTCGACGAGCCGCAACCTGGAGGTCCTGCCGTCGTTCACCGCTATCCAGTACAGCTCGATCGATAGCGAGACCGGCGACTTCGTCAACCGGGGCACCGACCCGGAAGGGGGCGTGAACGTCAAGTACGGCATCACGTCGAACCTGACCGCCGACTTCACCGGCAACCCCGACTTCTCGCAGATCGAGTCGGACCTGCCGCAGATCGAGGTCAACCAGCGCTTCCCCCTGTTCTTCCCCGAGCTGCGGCCCTTTTTCCTGGAGGGAGCCGAGATCTTCGAGTTCGTCTCGCCGGTCGACCTGGTGCATACCCGGACGTTGGTGGACCCGAATGTCGGCGCCAAGCTGACCGGCAAGGTGGGCAACACGACGCTCGGTGTGATGGTGACCGACGACGAGGCGCCGGGCAAGCGCGACGACCCGAACGATCCGGGGTTCGGCAGGAACGCGCAGGTGGCGATCGGCCGGGCGCGCTACGACCTCTACTCGGAGTCGCACATCGGGGTGCTGGCGACGGACCGCGAGTTCCTCGACGGGTACAACCGCGTGGGGGGCATCGACGGCCAGTTCCGGCTGAGTCAGGCCACCCGGCTCAACTTCGTCGCGTTCCAGTCGCAGGACCGGGACGAGCAGGGCGTAGAGCGCAGCGGGCCGATGCTCGGCGCCATGGTCGGGCACGAGGGCCGTAACCTGCAGGCCAGGTTCTTCGGAGCGCGCATCGACCCCGACTTCCGTACCGACGTCGGGTTCCTGCAGCGCGTGGACCAGCGGCTCGGGGGCGCCAACGTCGGATACCGCTGGTGGCCCGAGCACTGGCTCATCAGTTGGGGGCCGTCCATCGACTACCAGCTCAGCTACACCCACGCGGGCATCCGGGAGGACGAGATCATCGATGCCGAGGTGAACTTCGACTTCTCCCGGAACATCAACGTCGGCGCGAACGCCATCCAGGCCCACGAGCGGTTCGGGGGCGTCGACTTCGACCGCCGCAACTACGATGTCTCCACCTTCATCAGCACGAGCCGCCTGTTCTCGCTCGGCGGCAGCTACCGGTGGGGGGACGAGATCTACTACATCGACCGGCGGAATCCGTACCTGGGGCGCGGCAACAGCGCGTCGCTCTCTGCTACGGTCCGGCCGGATCCGCGGCTCACCTCGCAGCTCGACCTCGTCACCAGCCGCTTCTTCGACGTCCGCAACGGCAGTCGCGAGGTGTTCAACGTGCAGGTGCTTCGGGCGCTGTCGACATTCACCTTCACCGACCGGCTGCTGCTGCGGAACATCACCGAGTACAACTCGTTCCGGGGCACGCTGGGGACGAACCTTCTCTTCACCTATCGCATCAACGCGCTGACCGTGTTCTACGTCGGCTACGATGATCACTACCGGCAGGAGGACCTGATCGACGTGCACGGTTCGCGGTTCTTCCAGTCGACGGCCTACCGGCGGACGAACCGCGCGCTCTTCACGAAGCTGCGGATTCTGTTCCGCTACTGACGCCGAGGAGTCCGGACGTGGGTTCCCCGGCAGCCGCAGGGGGCAATGGGCGATTCGGCTCGCGGAATGTAGACGCTTCACAGCGAGGGCGCTCCGACTTGGGGAGCTGCGAAAGGTCCGGGTGACGCATGAGTGACGATGCCGAGAAGGTGGAGATGTCGGATGCGGAGTGGTGCGAGCTGCTCTCGCAGGAGTCCTACGCCGTCCTGTTCAAGGAGGCGACCGAGCCGCCCGGCTCGAGCGCGCTCAACCACGAGAAGCGCAAGGGAACGTTCATCTGCGCGGCCTGCAACCTGCCGCTCTTCGAGTCGTCCGCCAAGTACGAGAGCGGCACCGGCTGGCCGAGCTTCTTCGATGCCATTCCCGGCAGCGTCGGCACGAAGACGGACTTCAAGCTGATCCTGCCGCGCACCGAGTACCACTGCGTGCGCTGCGGCGGTCACCAGGGGCACGTGTTCAAGGACGGCCCGCGGCCGACCGGGCAGCGCTACTGCAACAACGGCGTCGCGCTGCGGTTCGTGCCCGCCGGCGAGGAGCTGCCCCCGCTGCGGTAATGATCGAGACCGGGATGCCGAGTGACGATCGGGTCGTGGTGCAACGGGCGATTGTCGCGGCGCTCGTGGTAGCGGCCGGTGCGGTGGGGTCCGCGCAGGAGTGGACCGGATGGCGCGGACCGGAACGCGACGGGATCGTGGCGGCCTCGCGGACGCTCGAGGCTTGGCCCGAAGCGTTCGCCCGCGCCTGGCGGGTCGAGATTGGAGAGGGCTACTCTTCGCCGGTGGTTTCCGGCGGGCGCGTCTTCCTCCACAGTCGGGAGGGCGACGCGGAGGTCGTGACCGCGTTCGACCTGTCGGGCGGCGTGCGCCTGTGGCGACAGGACTACCCGGCGCTCTACGTCCAGAACGACATCGTTCCGGGTGGCATGCCGGGTCCGTTCGCGACGCCGTTGGTCGATGGTGGTCGCCTGTTCACGCTGGGCGCGGCCGGCATCCTCTCGAGCTGGGACGCGGCGTCGGGCGCGCTGCTCTGGCGGAACGACTACTCGGCGTCGGTGCAGGTGACCGGTCTGTTCTGCGGCACATCGGCCTCGCCGCTCGTCGCCGATGGGATGCTGATCGTGCAGGTCGGCAGCGACGC
This DNA window, taken from Acidobacteriota bacterium, encodes the following:
- a CDS encoding PQQ-binding-like beta-propeller repeat protein, producing the protein MRCFTIRNREDGKPPAVLWHGSQQGAQSGPLRNRETRMRLLTAFVASLLLSPAALVAQEVDAARDWWQWGGPSRDFLYDVEGLAETWPAEGPPVIWSRSLGAGHSAIIAAAGRLYTMYRVAYGEGGSSPWAGEEAVIALDAATGETLWEHAYPSVVQDFDQGAGPHATPLLLGDRLFTIGTNKELHVFDAATGEVAWSRDFVTDFGAPPLLIRSMIKSGYGVSPLPYKDTIIVQVGGPGQAVMALRQDDGSVVWRSGSFLVSEAPPGLIDVDGERHLVVFAGQVVVGLDPDTGEILWAHPHDAGNDFNFQIPLWSDEDHILFLSSGYIGGSRAIQLTKDGDVTRVEELWYDPQLRFTFLNPIRLGDFVYGTSGQGATAVMTATRVATGETAWRERGFSRASLLHADGKTLILEEDGDLSLVVLTPGGMTRLASTPLFDTRSWTAPTLVGTTLYARDREKIVALDLSE
- a CDS encoding DNA mismatch repair protein MutS, which produces MKERTPASRPTEQDPRTVYQERRAARRTAHAAAERRHHAIGNVRLLLVGIAAVLGIGIVGGAGYSAWWLLAPVAGVVWLGFRLDRIETERSRLERAIGFYDRGLDRLDDAWAGTGERGDGFADPKHLYAADLDLFGDGSLFQRLCAARTRRGMATLADWLLSPAAPAVVRARQAAVEELTPNLDLREDLAVLGDDARAAVDARALAAWGAAPPAFDSPALLAAGRVASVAGTLALAAGFAYALAAGRSLDLSAGVQSLLGWYFVAAVVGVAFVQLRIQPAAAQVFKGIDSAARHVALLGGLLARLETERFRAPRLAALRARLDVAGEPPSRQVARLTRLMEQVDSRHNAFALLFGFFVVWDVHLAHAVERWRLASGPKLGTWLDTVGEMEALVSLAGYRFERPGDVWPELADGAPRFEAEDIAHPLLNAKAVANDVLLDGRPQVLVLSGSNMSGKSTLLRAIGVNTVLAQAGAPVRARRLRMSPLAVGASIRILDSLQDGSSRFHAEIVRLRAILARTSLPAPSPDNPSSRDDAAPDAPPDALPVLFLIDECLHGTNSHDRRIGADAVVRSLVERGAVGLVTTHDLALTAITDALGPRAENVHFTDHFTNGKLRFDYTLRAGVVGKGNALELMRSVGFDIPRDDYLQGPAGTMSEWTSPEDEDAARDL
- a CDS encoding carbohydrate binding family 9 domain-containing protein, producing MPRLIKIPMLSLCLLTATAVVDLRAQSGAGFPMGIHGPDRPRVDDSVVATSGAGYGILGGRPRVRVRRTDTPPEIDGRLDDEVWRTAAMLSEFVQQSPLDGAPATEETEIYISYDSDHIYFAFYLHYADPSIMRASRVDRDTAWQDDLMTVYLDTFMDQQVCYDFDLNGYNVQGDGIINASQPRGGPIPVADRSWEALFYSGTQIVEDGYTAEMAIPFKSFRYPEQPPGVEHRWGFQIVREIKGKNQENVVWAPMSRDVQSFMAQMGVLEGMTDLSTSRNLEVLPSFTAIQYSSIDSETGDFVNRGTDPEGGVNVKYGITSNLTADFTGNPDFSQIESDLPQIEVNQRFPLFFPELRPFFLEGAEIFEFVSPVDLVHTRTLVDPNVGAKLTGKVGNTTLGVMVTDDEAPGKRDDPNDPGFGRNAQVAIGRARYDLYSESHIGVLATDREFLDGYNRVGGIDGQFRLSQATRLNFVAFQSQDRDEQGVERSGPMLGAMVGHEGRNLQARFFGARIDPDFRTDVGFLQRVDQRLGGANVGYRWWPEHWLISWGPSIDYQLSYTHAGIREDEIIDAEVNFDFSRNINVGANAIQAHERFGGVDFDRRNYDVSTFISTSRLFSLGGSYRWGDEIYYIDRRNPYLGRGNSASLSATVRPDPRLTSQLDLVTSRFFDVRNGSREVFNVQVLRALSTFTFTDRLLLRNITEYNSFRGTLGTNLLFTYRINALTVFYVGYDDHYRQEDLIDVHGSRFFQSTAYRRTNRALFTKLRILFRY
- the msrB gene encoding peptide-methionine (R)-S-oxide reductase MsrB; amino-acid sequence: MSDDAEKVEMSDAEWCELLSQESYAVLFKEATEPPGSSALNHEKRKGTFICAACNLPLFESSAKYESGTGWPSFFDAIPGSVGTKTDFKLILPRTEYHCVRCGGHQGHVFKDGPRPTGQRYCNNGVALRFVPAGEELPPLR